From a region of the Streptomyces sp. NBC_01454 genome:
- a CDS encoding ATP-binding protein, which translates to MNSRPMPCSQEELGSLFLFEKLAPDQLARLCREGRVEAFEPGPVYAEGDTATCFYVLLEGTLVLSRRIGDYDVEINRSASRGVYAGAFQAYLGDRLRQVYNSSLSVIEPARFFVLPAETFAAIMREWFPMAVHLLEGLFFGAKSTQEAVGQRERLLALGSLSAGLTHELNNPAAAAVRATSALRERVAGMRHKLGILAAGSYRRDSLETLIEVQERTAERVAKATTLSPLEAADREDALADWLDDHGIGDGWQLAPTFVQAGLDADWLDQVAAAVDRDSLEGAVRWLNYTVETELLMNEIEDSTTRVSALVTAAKQYSQLDRAPHQVADVHELLDSTLLMVSAKIGPHITVVKDYDRGLPKIPAYPGELNQVWTNLIDNAVSAMHSTGADGTLTVRTARDGELLLVEFRDTGPGVPEEIRDRVFDPFFTTKPVGEGTGLGLDISWRIVVHKHNGDLRFHSVPGDTRFQVRLPLAAADPRPPQEPS; encoded by the coding sequence ATGAACAGCCGGCCGATGCCGTGCAGTCAGGAGGAACTCGGCTCACTGTTCCTGTTCGAGAAGCTGGCTCCCGACCAGCTCGCCCGGCTCTGCCGCGAAGGCCGTGTGGAGGCGTTCGAACCCGGGCCCGTGTACGCGGAGGGCGACACCGCCACGTGCTTCTACGTGCTGCTCGAAGGGACCCTCGTGCTCTCGCGCCGGATCGGGGACTACGACGTGGAGATCAACCGGAGTGCCAGCCGCGGGGTGTACGCGGGAGCCTTCCAGGCCTACCTGGGTGACCGCCTGCGCCAGGTGTACAACAGCTCCCTGAGTGTCATCGAGCCCGCACGCTTTTTCGTGCTGCCCGCGGAGACCTTCGCCGCGATCATGCGTGAGTGGTTTCCCATGGCCGTCCATCTGCTGGAAGGCCTCTTCTTCGGCGCCAAGAGCACGCAGGAGGCCGTCGGCCAGCGAGAACGGCTGCTGGCTCTGGGGTCGCTGTCCGCGGGGCTGACCCATGAGCTGAACAACCCCGCCGCCGCGGCCGTGCGCGCCACCTCCGCGCTGCGCGAGCGGGTCGCCGGAATGCGCCACAAGCTCGGCATCCTCGCCGCGGGATCGTACCGGCGCGACAGCCTGGAGACGCTCATCGAGGTCCAGGAACGCACCGCCGAGCGCGTTGCCAAGGCCACCACCCTGAGCCCGCTGGAGGCCGCGGACCGGGAGGACGCGCTCGCCGACTGGCTGGACGACCACGGCATCGGGGACGGGTGGCAGCTCGCGCCGACCTTCGTCCAGGCCGGCCTGGACGCCGACTGGCTGGACCAGGTCGCCGCGGCCGTGGACCGTGACAGCCTCGAAGGTGCCGTGCGATGGCTCAACTACACCGTCGAGACCGAACTGTTGATGAACGAGATCGAGGACTCGACCACCCGCGTCTCGGCCCTCGTCACCGCGGCCAAGCAGTACTCGCAACTCGACCGCGCGCCCCACCAGGTCGCCGACGTGCATGAACTGCTGGACAGCACCCTGCTGATGGTCTCCGCGAAGATCGGCCCCCACATCACCGTCGTCAAGGACTACGACCGCGGTCTGCCGAAGATCCCGGCCTACCCCGGCGAGCTCAACCAGGTATGGACGAATCTGATCGACAATGCCGTCTCGGCGATGCACAGCACGGGCGCCGACGGCACGTTGACCGTACGCACCGCGCGCGACGGGGAGCTGCTGCTCGTCGAGTTCCGCGACACCGGTCCCGGAGTCCCCGAGGAGATCCGCGACCGCGTCTTCGACCCGTTCTTCACCACCAAACCGGTGGGTGAGGGTACGGGTCTCGGCCTGGACATCTCCTGGCGGATCGTCGTCCACAAGCACAACGGGGACCTGCGGTTCCACTCCGTCCCCGGCGACACCCGCTTCCAGGTCCGTCTCCCACTGGCCGCCGCCGACCCCCGTCCCCCACAGGAGCCGTCATGA
- a CDS encoding fluoride efflux transporter FluC translates to MNWLMVIAGALVGAPLRYLTDRAVQARHDTVFPWGTFSVNIAACAGLGFLTGAATATTVPQALQHLIGPGLCATLSTYSTFSFESLRLAETGAKYFAAANALVSVIAGLGTAYLATALASALLA, encoded by the coding sequence GTGAACTGGCTGATGGTCATCGCCGGCGCGCTCGTCGGCGCCCCGCTGCGCTACCTCACCGACCGAGCCGTCCAGGCCCGCCACGACACGGTCTTCCCCTGGGGCACCTTCAGCGTCAATATCGCCGCCTGCGCAGGACTGGGCTTCCTCACCGGCGCCGCGACTGCCACCACCGTCCCCCAAGCGCTGCAGCACCTGATCGGGCCCGGGCTGTGCGCGACGCTGAGCACCTACTCCACCTTCTCCTTCGAGAGCCTGCGCCTGGCCGAGACCGGCGCGAAGTACTTCGCCGCCGCCAACGCCCTCGTCAGCGTCATCGCCGGCCTGGGCACCGCCTACCTCGCCACCGCCCTCGCTTCGGCGCTCCTGGCCTGA
- a CDS encoding DUF190 domain-containing protein yields the protein MRLSGTALRVTIFIGENDIWHHKPVYSEIVHRAHKAGLAGASVFRGIEGYGASSLIHTSRLLSLSEDLPVAVVIVDDEERIRAFLPQLDELVSEGLVMLDDCEVIRYVGRTQGDS from the coding sequence ATGAGGCTGAGCGGTACCGCACTGCGCGTGACGATTTTCATCGGTGAGAACGACATCTGGCACCACAAGCCGGTGTACTCGGAAATCGTGCACCGGGCACACAAGGCAGGGCTGGCGGGGGCTTCGGTCTTCCGCGGCATCGAGGGGTACGGCGCCTCGTCGCTGATCCACACGTCCCGGCTGCTGTCGCTGAGTGAGGACCTGCCGGTCGCGGTCGTCATCGTCGACGACGAAGAGCGCATCCGTGCGTTCCTGCCGCAGCTCGATGAACTGGTCAGCGAGGGTCTGGTGATGCTCGACGACTGTGAGGTCATCCGCTACGTGGGCCGCACCCAGGGGGATTCATGA
- the helR gene encoding RNA polymerase recycling motor ATPase HelR, which translates to MNPLTTSAFDLPEHLAAKADPALIDGDEQHFAAVSESLAQTIAELSDRLDVARKEPGGLGRAAMDRDTEVHQLTGRLRALSRFGLDLCLGHFVPTDNPEPVYIGRLGLTDSEGHRLLLDWRSPAAEPFFAATHANPMGLASRRRYRWTRGRISDYWDEVFTADGLEGHAALDDQSAFIASLGSNRSARMRDVLATIQADQDAVIRAGSRGALVVDGGPGTGKTVVALHRAAHLLYSDPRLGHRRGGVLFVGPSRPYLAYVADVLPSLGEEGVQTCILRDLVTEGAGASTETDPRVALLKSSADLVTAIEPAVGIYEEPPTEGMTVATHWSHLWLSADDWAAAFEAVEPGTPHNEARDQIREELLTILMDKDTSDAPPELLRRSLLQNRELIRTLNRAWPMLEASDLVGDLWSVPAYLRKCAPWLSLDDVRTLQRADAQAWTVSDLPLLDAARQRLGDPEVSRRKRRHDAFVAAERARRAVVIDGLLRAEDDGEGAVTMLHGQDLQDALIDESALPGVDPEPLAGPFAHVIVDEAQELTDAEWQMLRQRCPSRSFTIVGDRAQARHGFTESWQERLERVGLDRITVASLNINYRTPEEVMTEAECVIRAALPDANVPTSIRRSGIPVVHGSVADRDSILDTWLATHAEGIACVIGDPTFRATSRVRSLTPELSKGLEFDLVVLVDPEACGNGIEGAVDRYVAMTRATQQLVILTSS; encoded by the coding sequence ATGAACCCCCTGACCACCAGCGCGTTCGACCTTCCCGAGCACCTCGCCGCCAAGGCCGACCCGGCGCTGATCGACGGCGACGAGCAGCACTTCGCGGCCGTCTCGGAGAGCCTGGCGCAGACGATCGCCGAACTGTCCGACCGCCTCGATGTCGCGCGTAAGGAGCCCGGCGGCCTCGGCCGGGCGGCAATGGACCGGGACACGGAGGTCCACCAGCTGACCGGTCGGCTGCGCGCCCTGAGTCGCTTCGGTCTGGACCTGTGCCTGGGACACTTCGTCCCTACGGACAACCCCGAGCCCGTGTACATCGGACGCCTCGGCCTCACCGACAGCGAGGGCCATCGGCTGCTGCTCGACTGGCGTTCCCCCGCGGCCGAGCCGTTCTTCGCAGCGACCCACGCCAACCCGATGGGTCTGGCGAGCCGCCGCAGATACCGCTGGACCCGCGGCCGGATCAGTGACTACTGGGACGAAGTGTTCACCGCCGACGGGCTCGAGGGGCACGCCGCGCTCGATGACCAGTCCGCGTTCATCGCCAGCCTGGGCAGCAACCGGTCGGCCCGGATGCGCGATGTGCTCGCCACCATCCAGGCCGACCAGGACGCCGTCATCCGGGCGGGATCCCGCGGCGCGCTCGTCGTCGACGGCGGTCCCGGTACGGGCAAGACGGTCGTCGCGCTGCACCGCGCCGCCCACCTTCTCTACTCCGACCCCCGCCTCGGGCACCGCCGGGGAGGCGTGCTGTTCGTCGGTCCGAGCCGGCCCTACCTGGCCTACGTCGCCGACGTCCTGCCCAGCCTCGGCGAGGAGGGAGTGCAGACCTGCATCCTGCGCGACCTCGTCACCGAGGGAGCCGGAGCATCGACCGAGACCGATCCGCGAGTGGCGCTGCTGAAGTCGTCCGCGGACCTGGTGACGGCGATCGAGCCGGCCGTCGGCATCTACGAGGAGCCGCCCACCGAAGGGATGACGGTCGCGACCCACTGGTCCCACCTCTGGCTCAGTGCCGACGACTGGGCGGCGGCGTTCGAAGCGGTGGAACCAGGTACTCCGCACAACGAGGCGCGCGACCAGATCCGGGAGGAGCTGCTCACGATCCTGATGGACAAGGACACCAGCGACGCACCGCCCGAGCTGCTGAGAAGGTCGCTGCTGCAGAACCGGGAGCTGATCCGGACCCTCAACCGTGCGTGGCCGATGCTCGAAGCGAGTGACCTCGTCGGAGATCTGTGGTCGGTGCCCGCCTACCTGCGCAAGTGCGCTCCCTGGCTCAGCCTCGATGACGTGCGCACGTTGCAGCGCGCGGATGCCCAGGCGTGGACGGTGTCCGACCTGCCGCTCCTGGATGCGGCGCGGCAGCGGCTCGGCGACCCGGAGGTGTCACGGCGCAAGCGTCGGCACGATGCCTTTGTCGCCGCCGAGCGTGCGCGCAGGGCCGTCGTCATCGACGGTCTGCTGAGGGCCGAGGACGACGGTGAAGGCGCGGTGACGATGCTGCACGGACAGGACCTGCAGGACGCCCTGATCGACGAGAGCGCCCTGCCCGGCGTCGATCCGGAGCCTCTCGCCGGCCCGTTCGCGCACGTCATCGTGGACGAGGCGCAGGAACTGACCGATGCCGAATGGCAGATGCTGCGGCAGCGCTGCCCGTCCCGGAGCTTCACCATTGTCGGTGACCGCGCCCAGGCCAGGCACGGATTCACGGAGTCGTGGCAGGAACGGCTCGAGCGGGTCGGGCTCGACCGGATCACCGTGGCCTCCCTGAACATCAACTACCGCACGCCGGAAGAGGTCATGACGGAAGCCGAGTGCGTCATCCGGGCCGCGCTACCGGACGCCAATGTGCCGACCTCCATTCGCCGCAGCGGCATCCCCGTCGTCCACGGATCGGTGGCGGACCGGGACTCGATCCTCGACACCTGGCTCGCCACACATGCGGAGGGGATCGCCTGCGTCATCGGCGATCCCACGTTCCGGGCGACGTCCCGAGTCCGGTCGCTGACCCCGGAGTTGTCGAAGGGGCTCGAGTTCGACCTGGTCGTCCTCGTCGACCCGGAGGCATGTGGCAACGGCATCGAAGGAGCGGTCGACCGCTACGTCGCGATGACCCGGGCGACCCAGCAACTCGTCATCCTCACAAGCTCCTGA
- a CDS encoding transketolase: protein MAAEPGSTHVIGPDSELSQIFELAQQLRVDSVRASTSAGSGHPTSSLSAADLMAVLMARHLRYDWQQPTNAAGDHLIFSKGHASPLLYAMFLAAGAIDEQELLTTYRRYGARLQGHPTPVLPWVDVATGSLGQGIAYGVGIALTGRDLEKQPYRVWVLCGDSEMAEGSVWEALDKAGRHQLAHFTALIDVNRLGQCGPTEWGWDTDTYARRAEAFGCRALVVDGHDLTAVDQALTTAADGQAPTVIVAKTVKGRGVAEIADAEGWHGKALPDDLAERAVAELGGVRRLTVRGPRPPANTHPREPMGEVTVELPRFEPGDKVATRVAFGKALVALGARADVVVLDAEVGNSTHTADFGKAHPERYFQTYIAEQQLIASAVAMAVRGYRPYAATFAAFLSRAYDFIRMAAISQVTMALSGSHCGVEIGADGPSQMGLEDLAMMRAVHGSTVLYPGDATCAAVLTAAMADLEGISYLRTTRGAYPVLYPADESFPVGGSKTLRATDQDQVTLIGAGVTLHECLAAADHLAADDIRARVIDLYSVKPVDADTLARAARDTRALVVVEDHHPEGGLGEAVLSALAEHRQAPALAHLAVRNLPASGTPAELLDASGLSHPYIARAARDLLAR, encoded by the coding sequence ATGGCGGCCGAGCCCGGATCCACCCATGTGATCGGACCCGACAGCGAGCTGAGCCAGATCTTTGAGCTCGCCCAGCAGCTGCGCGTCGACTCCGTGCGCGCCAGTACCTCGGCCGGCTCGGGCCACCCGACCTCCAGCCTGTCCGCTGCCGATCTCATGGCCGTCCTCATGGCCCGTCACCTGCGCTATGACTGGCAGCAGCCGACGAACGCGGCGGGCGACCACCTGATCTTCTCCAAGGGTCATGCCTCTCCCCTGCTGTATGCCATGTTCCTCGCCGCCGGGGCCATCGACGAGCAGGAACTGCTGACCACCTACCGCCGGTACGGCGCCCGCCTGCAGGGCCATCCCACCCCGGTGCTGCCCTGGGTGGACGTGGCCACCGGGTCCCTGGGGCAGGGGATCGCCTACGGCGTGGGGATCGCCCTGACCGGACGCGACCTGGAGAAGCAGCCCTACCGCGTGTGGGTGCTGTGCGGGGACAGCGAGATGGCCGAAGGGTCGGTGTGGGAGGCCCTGGACAAGGCCGGCCGCCACCAGCTGGCCCATTTCACCGCCCTCATCGACGTCAACCGCCTCGGCCAATGCGGGCCCACGGAATGGGGCTGGGACACGGACACCTACGCCCGCCGTGCCGAGGCCTTCGGCTGTCGCGCTCTCGTCGTCGACGGCCACGACCTCACAGCCGTCGACCAGGCCCTGACCACGGCGGCCGACGGGCAGGCGCCCACGGTCATCGTCGCCAAGACGGTCAAGGGCCGGGGGGTTGCGGAGATCGCCGATGCCGAGGGCTGGCATGGCAAAGCACTGCCCGACGACCTCGCCGAACGTGCTGTCGCCGAGCTGGGCGGCGTACGCCGTCTGACCGTCCGCGGGCCGCGGCCCCCCGCCAACACCCACCCCCGCGAGCCCATGGGTGAGGTGACCGTCGAGCTGCCGCGGTTCGAGCCCGGTGACAAGGTCGCCACCCGGGTCGCCTTCGGCAAGGCCCTGGTCGCACTCGGCGCACGCGCCGATGTCGTCGTCCTGGATGCCGAAGTGGGCAATTCCACCCACACCGCGGACTTCGGCAAGGCGCACCCCGAGCGCTACTTCCAGACCTACATCGCCGAACAGCAGCTGATCGCCTCGGCGGTCGCCATGGCCGTCCGCGGCTACCGCCCCTACGCCGCGACCTTCGCCGCCTTTCTCAGCCGTGCCTACGACTTCATCCGGATGGCCGCGATCTCCCAGGTGACCATGGCCCTGTCGGGCAGCCACTGCGGCGTCGAGATCGGCGCGGACGGGCCCTCCCAGATGGGCCTCGAAGATCTCGCCATGATGCGCGCGGTGCACGGCTCCACCGTGCTCTACCCCGGCGACGCCACCTGTGCCGCGGTCCTGACCGCCGCCATGGCCGACCTGGAGGGCATCTCCTACCTCCGCACCACCCGAGGCGCCTACCCCGTCCTCTACCCGGCCGACGAGTCGTTCCCCGTCGGCGGCTCCAAGACACTGCGCGCCACCGACCAGGACCAGGTCACCCTCATCGGCGCGGGCGTCACCCTGCACGAGTGCCTGGCCGCCGCCGATCACCTCGCCGCCGACGACATCCGTGCCCGCGTCATCGACCTGTACTCCGTCAAGCCGGTGGACGCCGACACGCTCGCCCGCGCCGCCCGGGACACTCGTGCCCTCGTCGTGGTCGAGGACCACCACCCCGAAGGCGGCCTCGGCGAAGCGGTCCTGTCCGCCCTCGCCGAGCACCGCCAGGCACCGGCCCTCGCTCACCTCGCCGTCCGCAACCTGCCCGCCTCCGGCACACCCGCCGAACTCCTGGACGCCTCCGGCCTCTCCCACCCCTACATCGCCCGCGCCGCCCGCGACCTCCTCGCACGCTGA
- a CDS encoding VOC family protein — protein sequence MTLSWKLVIDSMNAPALADFWAAALGYEVENPGALIEQLLTAGHLGEEAITEHRGHKTFRGYAAIRHPDDPFDETSGIGRGRRLLFQDVPEGKTGKNRLHIDIHAEPGGLDTLVARLEALGATRVSEVDKGPAGHWWILRDPEGNEFCAA from the coding sequence ATGACACTGAGCTGGAAACTCGTCATCGACAGCATGAACGCGCCCGCGCTCGCGGACTTCTGGGCCGCGGCGCTGGGTTATGAAGTGGAGAATCCCGGCGCGCTCATCGAGCAATTGCTGACCGCCGGCCACCTCGGCGAGGAAGCGATCACCGAGCACCGTGGCCACAAGACCTTCCGCGGCTACGCCGCGATCCGCCACCCCGACGACCCGTTCGACGAAACCAGCGGCATCGGCCGCGGGCGACGGCTGCTCTTCCAGGACGTACCCGAGGGCAAGACCGGCAAGAACCGCCTGCACATCGACATCCATGCGGAACCCGGTGGTCTCGACACGCTGGTAGCCCGCCTGGAGGCCCTGGGCGCGACCCGCGTCAGCGAGGTGGACAAGGGACCTGCCGGACACTGGTGGATCCTGCGCGACCCGGAGGGCAACGAGTTCTGCGCTGCGTAG
- a CDS encoding Lrp/AsnC family transcriptional regulator — MGLEPVGDLFGEAFLDLRSAGEVLDGAGLAALALDGRAGITDLAAAAGLTSGRTSRRLDALLWGGVVHIDVETAPMALGYRARANLWMRVHPAHIKTVGRTMATLPGVGFAAAVSGPCNLHAVVHCSDLDTLFEFTTDRVGTLPGVEGMEISPVFRQIKQAGTRVDEDRLSDPPPS; from the coding sequence TTGGGTCTGGAGCCAGTCGGCGACCTGTTTGGTGAGGCGTTCCTGGACTTGCGGTCGGCAGGCGAAGTGCTCGACGGCGCGGGGCTGGCGGCGCTCGCCCTCGACGGACGGGCCGGTATCACCGACCTGGCAGCCGCGGCCGGCCTCACCTCGGGCCGAACCTCACGACGTCTGGACGCACTGCTCTGGGGCGGAGTGGTCCACATCGACGTGGAGACCGCACCGATGGCCCTGGGATACCGCGCCCGGGCGAACCTGTGGATGCGGGTCCACCCGGCCCACATCAAAACTGTCGGGCGGACGATGGCGACGCTGCCCGGGGTGGGCTTCGCCGCCGCGGTGTCCGGACCGTGCAACCTCCACGCCGTCGTCCACTGCAGCGACCTCGACACCCTCTTCGAGTTCACCACCGACCGCGTCGGCACCCTGCCCGGCGTCGAAGGCATGGAGATCAGTCCCGTCTTCCGCCAGATCAAGCAGGCCGGAACCCGAGTGGACGAGGACCGCCTGAGCGACCCGCCCCCCTCATGA
- a CDS encoding VOC family protein produces the protein MASIKQFQVTFDCAEPERVARFWCEVLGYVVPPPPEGFATWDDFDRSLPSERQGSAFACSDPSGVGPRLFFQRVPEGKVVKNRVHLCVRVGTGLVGEERLATLEAECARLVALGAVHVRTLLADEDNESCIVVQDIEGNEFCLD, from the coding sequence ATGGCATCGATCAAGCAGTTCCAAGTCACCTTCGACTGCGCAGAACCTGAGCGCGTCGCCCGCTTCTGGTGCGAGGTGTTGGGGTACGTCGTCCCGCCGCCGCCGGAGGGGTTTGCTACGTGGGACGATTTCGATCGCTCGCTGCCCTCTGAGCGACAGGGTTCTGCGTTCGCATGCAGTGATCCCTCAGGTGTGGGCCCGCGACTGTTCTTTCAGCGCGTCCCCGAAGGCAAGGTCGTCAAAAATCGGGTGCATCTTTGCGTGCGGGTCGGCACCGGGCTCGTGGGGGAAGAGCGCCTGGCCACGCTTGAGGCCGAATGCGCACGACTGGTCGCGCTCGGCGCGGTACACGTGCGCACACTCCTTGCCGATGAGGACAACGAGTCGTGCATCGTGGTGCAGGACATCGAGGGCAACGAGTTCTGTCTCGACTGA
- a CDS encoding NAD(P)/FAD-dependent oxidoreductase, which translates to MRREPGAVTRIDGTQVLVHRAMHAPHIEIRPDGDASVVLHSREVDALIDTGEDPAHLARLLHEAARQVVPELGNARIAQTRVAHRPIPADGFPSVGAVPSVPGYYEAVSHSGITLGPVIGRLLASEILSGKREEMLADFRPERFSP; encoded by the coding sequence ATGCGCCGGGAACCCGGCGCCGTCACCCGGATCGACGGTACTCAGGTCCTGGTTCACCGGGCCATGCACGCGCCGCACATCGAGATCCGTCCGGACGGAGACGCTTCGGTGGTGCTCCACAGCCGCGAGGTCGACGCACTCATCGACACCGGCGAAGATCCGGCGCACCTCGCACGGTTGCTCCACGAAGCGGCGCGGCAGGTCGTTCCCGAACTCGGCAACGCCCGCATCGCACAGACACGGGTGGCCCACCGGCCCATCCCGGCCGACGGATTCCCCTCGGTGGGAGCGGTGCCGTCTGTGCCGGGCTACTACGAGGCCGTTTCCCACAGCGGCATCACCCTCGGGCCGGTAATCGGCCGGCTGCTTGCTTCGGAGATCCTCAGCGGGAAGAGGGAGGAGATGCTTGCGGACTTCCGCCCGGAGCGGTTCTCCCCGTGA
- a CDS encoding helix-turn-helix transcriptional regulator, with protein sequence MKSNDLGDFLRAHRARLLPGDVGLASYGRRRVAGLRREEVAVLAGMNADYYARLEQGRESSPSPQVLDAISGALRLDDATRDHLYRLADTLPVGVQAHPQETVSPTLRQLLDGYPHTPAFVLNPALDLLASNPLADALFSPFGPADNLARMIFLDPAGRRFYTQWHRAAEATVANLRQATGLVPRYPRLRALVRTLREASAEFATLWAAQTIQAKNGDAKELHHPEVGCLSLTYQSFDVRGAHAQQLVIYHAEPGSPSAQALTLLGSLDATRRHDPTNDPHTKATYGRRDES encoded by the coding sequence GTGAAGAGCAACGACCTCGGAGACTTCCTGCGTGCCCACCGCGCACGCCTGCTGCCGGGCGACGTGGGGCTGGCGTCGTACGGCCGACGACGGGTGGCGGGCCTGCGGCGTGAGGAGGTGGCCGTCCTTGCGGGCATGAACGCCGACTACTACGCCCGCCTGGAACAGGGACGCGAGTCCAGCCCCTCTCCGCAGGTCCTCGACGCCATCAGCGGCGCACTGCGCCTGGACGACGCGACCCGCGACCACCTGTACCGGCTGGCGGATACGTTGCCCGTCGGCGTCCAGGCGCACCCGCAGGAGACCGTGAGCCCGACGCTGCGGCAGCTACTGGACGGCTACCCGCACACCCCGGCCTTCGTCCTCAACCCGGCCCTGGACCTGCTGGCGTCCAACCCGCTGGCCGACGCGCTGTTCTCGCCGTTCGGCCCCGCGGACAACCTCGCCCGGATGATCTTCCTCGACCCCGCAGGACGCCGCTTCTACACCCAGTGGCACCGCGCGGCCGAGGCGACCGTGGCCAACCTGCGCCAGGCCACCGGCCTCGTCCCGCGCTACCCGCGCCTGCGCGCACTCGTACGGACACTCCGTGAGGCGAGCGCCGAATTCGCCACGCTCTGGGCAGCCCAGACCATCCAGGCGAAGAACGGCGACGCCAAGGAACTCCACCACCCCGAGGTCGGCTGCCTGTCACTCACCTACCAGTCCTTCGACGTACGAGGAGCGCACGCCCAGCAACTCGTGATCTACCACGCGGAACCCGGCAGCCCCAGCGCCCAGGCACTCACCCTGCTCGGCAGCCTCGACGCCACCCGCCGCCACGACCCCACCAACGACCCGCATACGAAGGCGACTTACGGCCGCAGGGACGAGTCCTGA
- a CDS encoding RidA family protein — protein sequence MPRTTFQPKDLFPSRPWGFSQVAVSPPGKIVNIAGQVAWDSNHEVTAVGREAQLRQALQHVFIALEAVGGIPDDIQILRLYLPNFESGPEADVIGRVLVDVFGTENPPPSSWIGVQGLAQPEYLVEVEAMAVIPE from the coding sequence GTGCCGCGTACGACGTTCCAGCCCAAGGACCTGTTCCCCAGTCGGCCGTGGGGGTTCTCCCAGGTTGCGGTTTCCCCGCCCGGGAAGATCGTCAACATCGCGGGCCAGGTCGCGTGGGACAGCAACCACGAGGTGACGGCGGTGGGGCGGGAGGCACAGCTCCGTCAGGCGCTGCAGCATGTGTTCATCGCTCTCGAAGCCGTCGGCGGCATTCCGGATGACATCCAGATCCTCCGGCTCTACCTTCCGAACTTCGAGTCCGGTCCCGAGGCGGATGTGATCGGCCGCGTCCTGGTCGACGTGTTCGGAACGGAGAACCCGCCCCCGTCCTCATGGATCGGGGTGCAGGGCCTGGCGCAGCCCGAGTACCTCGTCGAGGTCGAGGCCATGGCGGTCATTCCGGAGTAG
- a CDS encoding UBP-type zinc finger domain-containing protein has product MTSPNGIDPSVPPSGTGCAECDADGGWWFHLRRCAQCGHIGCCDDSPAKHATAHARDTGHQVIRSFEPGEAWFYSYETSEVYASGPPLAPPDSHPADQPTPGPAGRVPEDWADRLG; this is encoded by the coding sequence ATGACATCCCCGAACGGAATCGACCCCTCGGTCCCGCCCAGCGGAACCGGATGCGCCGAGTGCGACGCCGACGGCGGCTGGTGGTTCCACCTGCGACGCTGCGCACAGTGCGGCCACATCGGCTGCTGCGACGACTCCCCCGCCAAGCACGCGACGGCCCACGCTCGGGACACCGGGCACCAGGTGATCCGCAGCTTCGAACCGGGCGAAGCCTGGTTCTACAGCTACGAGACCTCGGAGGTGTACGCCTCGGGCCCGCCCCTGGCTCCCCCTGACAGCCACCCGGCCGATCAGCCCACCCCCGGCCCCGCGGGACGGGTCCCGGAGGACTGGGCCGACCGTCTGGGATAG
- a CDS encoding fluoride efflux transporter FluC, which produces MTSEHEGAAPRPSDWAAEPVDPDTAIDPWPPRAGRTPARKHAEILTAIAAGGVIGACARYGATLLWPTAPAAFPWTTFWTNVTGCAAMGVLMVLITERFAVHPLMRPFLGTGVLGGYTTFSTTTLDTQRLLEGGHPGSGLLYAAATLLTAFGAVWVTASLTRLAFLPRAGAERGRS; this is translated from the coding sequence GTGACCAGCGAACACGAGGGCGCCGCGCCCCGGCCGAGCGACTGGGCGGCGGAGCCCGTCGACCCGGACACCGCGATCGACCCATGGCCACCCCGGGCAGGCCGGACACCCGCACGCAAGCACGCCGAGATCCTCACCGCGATTGCCGCCGGCGGGGTGATCGGGGCCTGCGCCCGCTACGGTGCCACCCTGCTCTGGCCCACCGCGCCCGCCGCGTTCCCGTGGACCACGTTCTGGACCAACGTCACCGGCTGCGCCGCCATGGGCGTCCTGATGGTCCTGATCACCGAACGCTTCGCCGTTCACCCCCTGATGCGGCCGTTCCTGGGCACCGGCGTCCTGGGCGGCTACACCACCTTCTCCACCACCACCCTCGACACCCAGCGCCTCCTGGAGGGAGGCCATCCCGGCAGCGGACTGCTGTACGCCGCCGCCACGCTGCTGACCGCCTTCGGAGCGGTCTGGGTCACCGCCTCCCTCACCCGCCTCGCCTTCCTTCCGCGCGCCGGCGCAGAGCGGGGGCGGTCGTGA